The stretch of DNA TGGTTTTTTAGTTCCTTCTCAAAATGATAATAAGCTCGCGAAAGCAATGTTAGCTCTTATCCAAGATCAAGAATCGAGAAAAAGATTCGGTAAAAATGCTCTGGAATTTGTGAAAAAGTTTGATATCAATATTACTATTCAAAAGAATCTAAACTTATATAATGAATTACTAAAATGAGAATTTTGATCATTCATACAGCCTTTATTGGCGATATAATATTAATAACTCCTTTGATTAAATATACAAAACAGGTTTTCCCAAAAGCTGCTGTCGATGTCCTTGTTATTCCTCAAACAAGAGGTATTTTGCAGAATAATCCTTATTTAAAAAAAATCCTTGTTTTTGATAAAAGGAAGAATAAAATTGCTCATTTCTTGCAAACAATTTCCAACCTTAAAAGAAGAAATTATGAGATTGTCTTTTTACCTCATAGCTCTTTAACAACTGCTCTACTTGCTTTTTTTTCAGGGATAAAAATCAGGATTGGATTCGATAGGTGGCTGGCAGCAAAATTCTTAACTAAGAAGATTCCTTTTTATAAAGGGAAACATCGTATTGAAAAAAACCTTGATCTACTAAAAGCATTTTCTAATAGAAAATATGATATTCAAACTGAACTTTTCCCAAGCAAAAATGATATTGAGAAAGCAGGAAAATTTCTTTCGAAAGTAAATCAAAGAAGAAAGAGAATTGCGATCGCTCCCGGCTCGGTTTGGCAAACAAAATGCTGGTCTGAATCTTATTATAAAA from Candidatus Cloacimonadota bacterium encodes:
- the waaF gene encoding lipopolysaccharide heptosyltransferase II, with translation MRILIIHTAFIGDIILITPLIKYTKQVFPKAAVDVLVIPQTRGILQNNPYLKKILVFDKRKNKIAHFLQTISNLKRRNYEIVFLPHSSLTTALLAFFSGIKIRIGFDRWLAAKFLTKKIPFYKGKHRIEKNLDLLKAFSNRKYDIQTELFPSKNDIEKAGKFLSKVNQRRKRIAIAPGSVWQTKCWSESYYKILAERLVEKGFSIIMTGSSEERELCQRILPKKNAINLAGQTSILESAAILEKCDLLVCNDSGALHLANAMKTDVFAIFGPTVKNIGYYPIRENDFVFEHDLDCRPCGSHGGKKCPLDHHNCMKLIEPEMILEKICSRFKEGSLR